DNA sequence from the Deltaproteobacteria bacterium genome:
TCCGCTTCTGGCCCGCCGCGCTCAAATAGAGGGCTTCACAGCGGGCCTCCGGCCGGAGTAGAACGCGCCGCTCCGATGGCGCTTCCCACTTTTGTCGTTTCCGCAAAGCCCGCTGCCCACGAAACGGACCTCCTCGCCCTGCTCGTGCGCGAGGGCAGCGAGGTTGCTGCCGGAGGTGGACTGGACGCGCTGCTCGCCCGCTGCGCCAAGGAAGAGGACTTCACCGGGAAGGAAGGCCAGGTCCTCTCGCTGCACACGCACGGCAAGCTCGGGGCGCAGCGCCTTGCGGCGATCGGGATAGGCAAGGAGAAAGATCGCGATCGGACGCTGGAGCAACTCCGCGCCGCGGCGTCGCGCGCGGTCAAGCTGGCGAGGGCAGCCGGCGCGAAGTCGCTCGCGATCGCCGGACCGTTCGACGGCCCGGATCCCGTGCAGGCGGCCGCGGAAGGCGCATCTCTCGGTGCCTACGCCTTCGACCGCTACAAGAAGGAGAAGAAGCCCCTCAAGCTGACCCGTGTCGATCTGCTAATCCCCGCCAAACCTGCCCGCGTGCTCGCCGACGCCGCGCGGCTCGGATGCGAGATCGCCGACGCGGTCTGCGCCGCGCGCGACCTGGTGAACGAGTCTCCCGGCCACGCGACTCCGCGCGCGTTGGCCGCGGAGGCGCGGAAGATTTCGGAAAAGCTGGGCCTCGAGTGCGAGGTGCTCGGGAGAGCGCAGATCGCGAAGCTGGGCATGAACCTGTTCCTCGGCGTCGCGCGGGGCAGCGCCGAAGAGCCGCAGCTCGTCCGCATCGCGTACGAGCCCGCTCGCGCTGGCGGCAAAGCGGTGGCTTTGGTCGGAAAGGCCATCACGTTCGACTCCGGCGGCCTGTCGCTGAAGACCGCGCAGGGGATGGAGGACATGAAGACGGACATGGCAGGCGCGGCCGCGGTGATCGCGGCAATGCGGCTGGTCGCTGCGCTGAAGCCGCCGTTCCCGGTGCGCGCCTACTT
Encoded proteins:
- a CDS encoding leucyl aminopeptidase, with translation MALPTFVVSAKPAAHETDLLALLVREGSEVAAGGGLDALLARCAKEEDFTGKEGQVLSLHTHGKLGAQRLAAIGIGKEKDRDRTLEQLRAAASRAVKLARAAGAKSLAIAGPFDGPDPVQAAAEGASLGAYAFDRYKKEKKPLKLTRVDLLIPAKPARVLADAARLGCEIADAVCAARDLVNESPGHATPRALAAEARKISEKLGLECEVLGRAQIAKLGMNLFLGVARGSAEEPQLVRIAYEPARAGGKAVALVGKAITFDSGGLSLKTAQGMEDMKTDMAGAAAVIAAMRLVAALKPPFPVRAYFGACENLPSGTAYKPGDVIVGKNGTSVEVLNTDAEGRLVLADVLAWAVEEKPAAVIDLATLTGAILVALGPWMAGLFSNDDALAGELLAAARAAGEPVWRMPLPPEMEELIKSPVADLKNTGGRFGGSINAALFLQHFVGKVPWAHLDIAGPASIDKERGYNARGGTGAGVRLLAAFIRRRGSAASPRASKAR